The Impatiens glandulifera chromosome 3, dImpGla2.1, whole genome shotgun sequence genome contains a region encoding:
- the LOC124928899 gene encoding cytochrome P450 CYP82D47-like, translating into MADKYGPIYTLRLGVHKFVVVSSWELVKELFTTHDLAVASRPKLLALEHFGYNNASFGFAPYGPFWREMRKIVSLELFSSRRLDLLKHVQVSETKTSIQELHKLWRERNNGLDYVMVDMSQWFSNLTLNVILQMIAGKRYSGTMMDGPDKDEAKRCQRIFKEFLRLIGVNMVGDAIPWLRWLDIGGCEKAMKIIGKEVDDLMEEWLKEHHHQRSCSSKARKDDQDFMDVMISTLENANIFGYDSNTVNKATCVNLITGATDTVSVVLTWTLSLIMNQPGVLRKAKVEMDVEVGTKRQVEDSDIPKLAYLRSIVKEALRLYSPALGGIRELSQDINIGGYNVPKGTRLITHLWKLQRDPKVWSEPSEFRPERFLNAHKGVDVLGQHFELIPFGAGRRACPGTIFSMQILHLVLANLIHAFDLSTPNNEQVDMTEIPGLTNSKAIPLDLLITPRLPQNLYE; encoded by the exons ATGGCTGATAAATATGGCCCGATTTATACTCTCAGGCTCGGAGTGCACAAGTTTGTCGTGGTTAGCAGTTGGGAATTGGTCAAGGAGTTGTTCACAACTCATGATTTGGCCGTGGCATCCCGTCCCAAATTGCTAGCTTTAGAACACTTTGGCTATAACAATGCTAGTTTTGGTTTTGCTCCATACGGGCCATTTTGGCGCGAGATGAGGAAGATTGTTTCTTTGGAGTTGTTTTCTAGCCGACGTCTAGATCTTCTCAAGCATGTGCAAGTCTCCGAAACAAAAACTTCCATCCAAGAGCTCCATAAGTTGTGGAGGGAAAGAAACAATGGGCTAGACTATGTCATGGTGGATATGAGTCAATGGTTCTCCAATTTGACACTAAACGTGATCCTTCAAATGATTGCCGGTAAAAGGTATTCTGGGACTATGATGGATGGACCAGACAAGGACGAGGCGAAACGGTGTCAAAGGATATTTAAGGAATTTCTTCGTCTCATTGGGGTAAATATGGTGGGTGACGCGATACCTTGGCTTCGATGGTTAGACATAGGTGGTTGTGAGAAAGCCATGAAAATAATCGGGAAAGAAGTGGACGATCTCATGGAGGAGTGGCTAAAGGAGCATCATCATCAAAGGAGCTGTAGTAGCAAGGCTAGAAAAGATGACCAAGACTTCATGGATGTGATGATTTCAACACTTGAGAATGCAAACATTTTTGGCTACGATTCTAATACTGTCAACAAAGCCACATGCGTG AATTTGATAACAGGAGCTACCGACACAGTATCTGTCGTGTTGACATGGACCCTAAGCCTAATCATGAACCAGCCGGGCGTGTTGCGCAAGGCCAAGGTAGAGATGGATGTTGAAGTGGGGACGAAAAGGCAAGTGGAAGACTCGGATATTCCCAAGTTAGCTTACCTCCGTTCCATAGTCAAAGAGGCGCTAAGACTTTATTCCCCTGCTCTAGGAGGGATAAGAGAACTATCTCAAGACATAAATATAGGAGGCTACAATGTTCCAAAAGGGACAAGGCTCATCACACACCTTTGGAAGCTCCAACGCGACCCCAAAGTGTGGTCGGAGCCTTCCGAATTTCGACCAGAGAGGTTTCTCAATGCTCACAAAGGAGTTGATGTTCTCGGCCAACATTTTGAGTTGATTCCATTCGGGGCAGGTAGGAGAGCATGTCCCGGAACCATTTTTTCTATGCAAATATTGCATTTGGTGCTTGCTAATTTGATACATGCCTTTGACCTCTCAACTCCAAACAATGAACAAGTTGACATGACTGAGATTCCGGGCTTAACCAACTCTAAGGCCATCCCTCTTGACTTGCTCATTACTCCTCGACTACCCCAAAATCTTTATGAATAA